A segment of the Cohnella algarum genome:
GCTTGATTGGATTTTGTCCAATCCAGCTGGGCCATTTCGTCCATTCGGGCCGATATAACCGTTTCTCGTTGGATAAAATCCATTGTAGGCCGAGGTTTTCCCGTTTCCCGCTCCGTCCATTGGATAAAATCCAACATAGGCTTGCCATCGGACAAAAATATCCGGGCTCGGTCCGCGGGACCATGCACAATCAGCGAAGTATTTTGCGCGGACGAAACCGGAAATATGCGGCATCTCTCTACTCGAAAACGCCCATGCTTAAATAACGCTCCCCGGTATCCGGCGCAATGCACAGCACCCGCTTGCCCGCCCCGAGCCGGCGGGCGATTTGCAGGGCGGCATACACGGAAGCTCCCGAGGACGGCCCGAGCAGCAGGCCTTCGCGGCGAGCCAGCAGGCGCATCGTTTCCAGCGCGTCGTCGTCGGTCACTCGAACGATCTCGTCGTAGACCGACGTATTCAGAATGGCGGGCACGAAACCGGGGCTCGTCCCCACCAGCTTGTGCGGACCCGGCTGTCCTCCCGACAGCACCGGAGATCCCGCCGGCTCGACGACGGCGATATGCAGGCCGGGGATGCGGGCTTTAAGCGTCTCTCCCGTTCCGGTAACGGTGCCTCCCGTTCCCGCCGTCGCGACGAACGCGTCCAGCTTGCCTTCCGTCTGTTCGAAAATTTCGACGGCGGTCGTCGTCCGATGGATGTCCGGATTGGCCGGATTTTCGAATTGATTGGGCATGTAGCTTCCGGGGATGGACTCCAGCAGCTCTTTCGCCTTCGCGATCGCCCCCGGCATCCGCAGGCTTGCCGGCGTGAGCACGACTTCCGCGCCGTATCCGCGCAGCAAGGCGATTCGCTCCCGCGACATATTGTCCGGCATGACGAGAATGAGGCGATACCCCTTGGCCGCGGCGTTCATCGCCAAACCGATGCCCGTGTTGCCGCTCGTCGGCTCGATCACGACGGAGCCCGGCCCGATCCGCCCGCGCGCTTCCGCATCGGCGATAAGGGAAAACGCGGCGCGGTCTTTGACGCTGCCGCTCGGGTTCATTTTTTCCAGCTTGACCAGCACTTCGGCCTCTTCCGGGCCGATCAGCCGATGGAGCCGAACGGCGGGCGTATTCCCGATCAATTCGGTAACGGATCGGAAAACCCGGGTCATCGGGAGCGTTCCTTTCGGCGTTTCGCGTCGCTGAGCCGCCGGGCGAACGCCATCCGATCTTCCTCCGCCAGAGCGTAATGCATCGTAAAGCAGGACGGGCAGACATAAGCCTGCACCGCGAACGGCGCGCTCAATACCGCTTCGCTTCCGAAAGCTGCCGGGAACGTCCGCGGGCGGAACGATTCGGAACCGACCGTCATTTCCCCGGCATGGAGCATATACTCCTGGCACTGGGGACATTCGGGCACCGTTTCCTGGCCGTCCAGCAGCTTTTCGACCGCTTCCTCGTAATCGAGCAAATTTTCGGCCTTGCCTTCGTACCGCTTCAGCTCCTCGTCTTGATCCCAGTCCGGTTCCTCGTCGTAGGAAATGCCGATTTGCGATTCCGGCATCGCTTCCTCCGGTTCGTCCTCCTCGCCCAAAGCGACCCTGAGCGTCCGGTAACCGCCCAGCTCGTTATCGCAAACCGGACAGTATTTTTCCGGCTCCTGGCCTTCTTCCGTCAAAATTTCGCTTTGACACCACGGACAAATCACGACCGACATGTTATCCCTCCATCACCATATAGACGATGCCGAGCGCGAAAAAAACGAGCGCGCAGGCAAACAGCGAACCCCATAAATATTTCATTCCGCGAAACCTCCCGTTTTCGTCAGCCGTAAGCGACGACCGCCCCGATAATATAAGACAGCGAAACCGACAGCAACAGCGAGATCAAACCGACCGCGCGGTTGTCCTTGGCGATCTCGTCGTCGATCCGAAACACCGGAGTCAGAAACTCGAACAAAAAGTAGGCGGCCAGCAGCAGCACGAAACCGGCGCCCGCCCACAGCATGCTTTCGTAAATCGTGTCGTTGTTCTGGATCGAGAAACGAAACACGTTGCAGATGCCGAAAATTTTTCCGCCGGTGGCCAGCGCGGCGGATACGTTGCCCCTCGCGATTTCATTCCAACAGTTGTATTTCGTCACCAGCTCGAAGCAATAGAGGCAAACGAGAAGCATCAGGATGCCGACCGAAAAATAAGCCAGCATCGCCAGTATCGGATGGGACAATAACGCATCCACCGTGCTCGTCGTGTCTTCCATGCATATCCTCCCCTAACCCGCCGTCATTTCAGTTCGGCGACGGTCACTCCCGCTCCGCCTTCTCCGTAAGCTCCCAGCCGATAGGCTTTGACATGCTTGTGCTTGCGCAAAAATTCCTGGATGCCGGCGCGCAAGGCGCCGGTGCCCTTCCCATGAATCAAATAGACCTGGCCCAAGTTCGACAAAAACGCCTCGTCGAGATACCGGTCCGTCATGAGGATCGCTTCGTCGAGCGTCGTCCCTCTCAGATCCAGCTCGTGCCGGACATCGTCGCTCTTCGTCCGCTTGACGGTCGCCGCGTTCGTCTTGACCGTGTGAGCCGGGGAGGTCGGCTGCTTCGTTTGCGCGAGCTCCAGATCTCCGACGGGCACCTTCATTTTCATGATGCCGAGCTGCACGATCGCCTCGCCCGAGCCCGTCAGCTCCACGACGTGGCCTTTTTGCCCTCCGAGGCTGAACACCTTTACTTCATCGCCCGGCCCGATCGCCGCCGCTTTGCCGCCGGCCGCGCGCCGCGGCTTCTGCACCTGCTCGGGAACCGCCTCCTCCAGCCTGCGGCGGGCTTCGATCAGCTTGTGCTCCTTCACGGACGCGGCTTCCTCCATCGCCATCTTGCGCAAATCGGCGATGATTTCCTCCGCTTCGCGCTTCGCCTTGGCGACGGACTGTCTCGCCTCTTCCCGCGCTT
Coding sequences within it:
- the cysK gene encoding cysteine synthase A, which translates into the protein MTRVFRSVTELIGNTPAVRLHRLIGPEEAEVLVKLEKMNPSGSVKDRAAFSLIADAEARGRIGPGSVVIEPTSGNTGIGLAMNAAAKGYRLILVMPDNMSRERIALLRGYGAEVVLTPASLRMPGAIAKAKELLESIPGSYMPNQFENPANPDIHRTTTAVEIFEQTEGKLDAFVATAGTGGTVTGTGETLKARIPGLHIAVVEPAGSPVLSGGQPGPHKLVGTSPGFVPAILNTSVYDEIVRVTDDDALETMRLLARREGLLLGPSSGASVYAALQIARRLGAGKRVLCIAPDTGERYLSMGVFE
- a CDS encoding DUF350 domain-containing protein, with amino-acid sequence MEDTTSTVDALLSHPILAMLAYFSVGILMLLVCLYCFELVTKYNCWNEIARGNVSAALATGGKIFGICNVFRFSIQNNDTIYESMLWAGAGFVLLLAAYFLFEFLTPVFRIDDEIAKDNRAVGLISLLLSVSLSYIIGAVVAYG